One Vespula pensylvanica isolate Volc-1 chromosome 1, ASM1446617v1, whole genome shotgun sequence genomic region harbors:
- the LOC122633528 gene encoding afadin isoform X7, with protein MTVPEEMATEIANKRAEREALRGVIQQWNANRLDLFELSEPNEDLEFHGVMRFYFQDSGQKVATKCIRVASDATSRAVIETLIEKFRPDMRMLSVPEYALYEIHENGDERKLELEEKPLLVQLNWHVDDREGRFLLRRIDDKTNAQGVGFSSEGSSFRRKLSKREKKQMRKQEKLGRLKSLEQDENAVPVDQNGVAEKLYTELPETSFTRSISNPEAVMRRRRQQKLERKLQQFRSKDGGPDTGGTLKIYGEALCKDVPYKTLLLSVRDSAAQVVREMLSKYGLDKVDPQQYCLVQVNNDNTSGGTHQEYILDDDECPLAILMNHPSTRGSIMFHVRRRPADYVPRKRKKKPSGKWNELDHRYEDERLPFLLELNPDGTDIPNGAGVRYRLQPNVTEVGSERPFGPQGVQSQTLTLSGPTVMPRHCVIAFTENIVTLTPCSRDAHTFVNNQRIHQTTILQNGAIIKFGRMHTFRFIDPAPDDRIRQRHDSNRQIEYAYDRRSPDATSQEANSDKYRSGSGSPNGAGHAQSPGQTSNPPSPTKSTAASTSRSPTHGTHAPEVTHNYETTFDLDGNVETASLTSSRDGNRHPQYDNQPRGTDPILPAVLEFLEDTEEAFLRAVITDVDPSAPQFKLAPTYTLYLAARYRASTHYRPELQPTERAHRLTVMLANIALMIQGVIQERYMDASSLAFWLANGSELLHMLKSDRHVGAFSTRAQDILADAVHAAFASLVHCVSLELTPAMSQFMADADEPAKEAGVLQIFSNTMALLRRCRVNAALTIQLFSHLFHAINAIAFNALVSNGNLCVRWFGRRLKARLNALETWAERQGLELASQCHLATIMQATHLLQAPKYNAEELATLSSTCFKLNSLQVRALLQKYQPAADEPRLPAELIENVVRVAESVADTLARADGREIRLEEESTLALALLLPEDGYSCEVIRGVPPGLVEFLAPLQQEGFCRMAPQPTSSGYWTIYMIDHHTNLRSPSAMSNRSGGYTRHVGQNQGQPEIHIIKLHKSTNGMGLSIVAAKGAGQDRLGIYIKSVVAGGAADADGRLAAGDQLLKVDGQSLVGITQEKAAEYLVRTGPTVTLEVAKQGAIYHGLATLLSQPSPIMTRAHKARPKSEHIKTPARPSEVSVPPSTSHSMGNLLSVPLQGAPPQEHYVGWDVEQSTLPDMGAEGKQQHEIFNPGYSRASSSNSVTPPVQPSPMPAMNGASCLRSRSSHNLHDPTRIGALPPTGLVSRQQSSPNLNPNQPHGSFQNNLQNNEAERFYQNLSVYRNQDSTGKQQQPSLSQQHMEERNTLHTQRSSRGSQNSLNRPPAQELNQGRDRPISAHIPQTQQQGYSGNQMQHQNVVPPRSQSSRDIIRQEAKLQEMQEEVRRRELRGGAPMINQYRPNTYNMRPANANQTAGIVPARALVSRPLGSTPNLATTSATRQQMGATYGHPDVAAAYSQYGQCNKHPTAGINQYGLASKGKTEPSRHVPTIESGKESLAVQDSTRSHYDHNRQYMTSQNGSHYTHGPSDLRNDQYSNDNTTVIQDNVEGNSFSTTEVPPARPALPEDGYRESPPPPPPNTLTHPLYNNQADSRYTASMQDPPRGGYYPASGTGTMQQPRQYQYSASNPWQREEREKEQARRREAARQWRDQQIAELSALPHRTPQQDEQLRALQLERDFQKRAEEAANQQDDDDECNDIDTESIPQAQGLLSVANSQERTNTASQQHTLSRANVNNQSIRGTPPTSQTVNSPLSPNAAANSCLVQNDNSGLLYLQQQQQQQQQPQPQQQQPQQHTNQSQNNTVQLSSSSNYSSSLSHIGSIQKTYTTAMSQNNEERETQQRRIEEIRRKEFDENQRQREEENRHQQQQQQQQQQQQQQQQQQQQQQQQQQQQQQQHIQQLYKQQQQHMQHYRNQQALHPNMLRLDNLVINGPNTSPSLQNGNTDAPPPPERGSSYAVMSQQSALRSNSSTSSNIALTPLTSSTIKRVSFHDPNANTETTPRNVMSGNLNTSSSMGMVTIREDPNNFINDAENLLASPKSPEGPGVPFVSATPGVIGAQEVYKDPRQKRLAEKQKQQNLQMGAVPEKLSFKEKMKMFAMETGEDGTPRDKVKISRAQREIDNIGGPLSPNNNTTKG; from the exons ATGACGGTGCCGGAAGA AATGGCCACGGAAATTGCGAACAAAAGGGCCGAAAGGGAAGCCCTTCGTGGGGTCATACAACAATGGAACGCAAATCGTTTGGATCTTTTCGAACTCTCCGAACCTAACGAG gACTTGGAGTTTCACGGTGTAATGAGATTTTACTTTCAAGACAGTGGTCAAAAGGTGGCAACGAAATGCATCAGAGTTGCATCGGATGCAACCAGTCGAGCCGTGATCGAAACTCTCATAGAAAAATTCCGTCCAGACATGAGAATGTTGTCGGTACCAGAATACGCTCTTTACGAAATTCATGAAAATGGAG ACGAACGAAAATTGGAATTGGAGGAGAAGCCGTTGTTGGTGCAATTAAATTGGCACGTCGACGATCGAGAAGGACGTTTCTTGTTGAGAAGGATCGACGATAAGACGAATGCACAAGGTGTTGGTTTCTCCTCGGAAGGTTCTAGCTTTCGTAGAAAGCTGAGTAagcgagagaagaaacaaatgaGGAAACAAGAGAAGCTTGGACGTTTGAAGAGTTTGGAACAGGATGAAAACGCAGTGCCGGTCGATCAAAATGGCGTCGCCGAAAAACTTTATACTG AGCTTCCTGAGACGAGTTTCACAAGGAGTATATCTAATCCGGAAGCCGTAATGAGACGTCGTAGGCAACAaaaactcgaaagaaaattgcaaCAATTTCGTAGCAAAGATGGCGGACCAGATACGGGCGGTACTTTAAAGATATACGGAGAAGCACTTTGCAAGGATGTACCTTATAAAACTTTACTATTGAGCGTTCGAGATTCCGCGGCCCAGGTTGTGCGAGAGATGTTATCTAAATATGGTTTAGATAAAGTCGACCCACAGCAATATTGCCTGGTGCAA GTGAACAATGACAATACAAGCGGTGGTACTCATCAAGAGTATATACTGGACGACGACGAGTGCCCGTTGGCTATTCTCATGAATCACCCTTCCACGCGCG GATCAATCATGTTCCACGTGAGGAGGAGACCGGCGGATTATGTGCCTCgcaaacgtaaaaagaaaccTTCGGGAAAATGGAACGAGTTAGATCATAG ATATGAAGATGAGAGACTACCATTTTTATTGGAACTTAATCCAGACGGTACCGATATTCCTAACGGAGCGGGTGTCAGGTATCGTTTGCAACCAAATGTGACGGAAGTTGGGTCGGAACGACCCTTCGGTCCGCAAGGCGTGCAATCTCAAACTTTAACTCTCAGTGGACCTACCGTTATGCCAAGGCACTGTGTTATAGCGTTTACGGAAAATATCGTCACTCTGACGCCATGCTCAAGGGACGCTCATACTTTTGTGAACAATCAACGAATACATCAGACTACCATACTTCAA AATGGAGCTATCATCAAGTTCGGAAGAATGCATACCTTCAGATTCATCGACCCCGCGCCCGACGACCGTATCAGGCAACGTCATGACTCTAACAGACAGATCGAGTACGCATACGACCG ACGATCGCCAGATGCTACCAGCCAAGAAGCAAATTCGGACAAGTACAGATCAGGTTCTGGATCCCCAAACGGTGCTGGACACGCTCAAAGTCCTGGTCAAACTTCGAATCCTCCAAGTCCCACTAAATCTACGGCAGCTAGCACATCGCGTAGTCCCACGCACGGTACTCACGCACCCGAAGTGACTCACAATTACGAAACGACCTTCGACCTGGATGGCAATGTGGAAACGGCGAGCTTAACGAGTAGTAGAGATGGCAACAG GCATCCCCAATACGATAATCAACCACGAGGAACGGACCCTATTCTACCAGCAGTATTGGAATTTTTAGAAGATACGGAGGAAGCGTTTCTACGTGCTGTCATCACCGACGTAGATCCCTCAGCGCCGCAATTCAAACTCGCACCGACTTATACTCTTTATTTGGCTGCTAGATATCGTGCCAGCACTCATTACAGACCGGAATTACAACCTACGGAAAGGGCACACCGTTTGACTGTGATGCTTGCGAATATTGCTTTGATGATACAAGGGGTGATTcag gaaagaTATATGGATGCGTCTTCGTTGGCGTTCTGGCTCGCAAATGGTTCTGAATTATTGCACATGTTAAAAAGCGACCGTCACGTTGGTGCATTTTCAACGAGAGCTCAAGATATTCTAGCCGATGCCGTTCATGCTGCATTCGCATCTTTGGTACATTGCGTTTCCCTTGAATTGACACCAGCGATGTCACAATTCATGGCGGACGCTGATGAGCCCGCTAAGGAAGCTGGCGTTCTACAAATATTCTCGAATACGATGGCTCTCTTAAGACGTTGTCGAGTTAACGCAGCACTGACTATCCAATTGTTTAGTCACCTTTTTCACGCGATCAACGCAATCGCTTTCAACGCTTTAGTTTCTAATGGGAATCTCTGCGTCCGATGGTTTGGTCGAAGGTTAAAAGCAAGACTGAATGCTTTAGAAACTTGGGCTGAGAGACAAGGCCTTGAATTAGCCAGTCAATGTCATTTGGCTACGATCATGCAAGCTACGCATCTTCTCCAAGCACCGAAATATAACGCCGAAGAATTGGCTACATTGAGTTCTACCTGTTTCAAATTGAATTCGTTACAGGTCAGAGCTTTGTTGCAAAAATATCAACCGGCTGCCGACGAGCCACGACTTCCTGCCGAGCTTATTGAAAATGTCGTCAGA GTAGCCGAAAGTGTCGCTGACACTCTTGCACGTGCCGACGGACGTGAAATACGTTTGGAAGAAGAATCAACATTGGCGTTAGCATTACTATTGCCAGAGGATGGTTATAGTTGCGAGGTGATAAGAGGTGTGCCACCGGGATTGGTTGAATTTCTAGCACCCTTGCAACAAGAAGGTTTCTGTCGAATGGCACCTCAACCTACTAGTAGTGGTTACTGGActatatatatgatagatCATCATACAAAC CTTCGTAGTCCAAGTGCAATGAGTAATAGATCAGGTGGTTATACTAGGCACGTTGGACAAAACCAAGGTCAACCAGAAATACATATCATAAAATTACATAAGTCGACCAATGGTATGGGTTTGAGTATCGTTGCTGCCAAG GGTGCTGGTCAAGATAGATTAGGCATTTACATCAAAAGTGTTGTTGCCGGCGGTGCAGCAGACGcg gACGGAAGACTAGCTGCTGGTGATCAATTACTTAAAGTAGACGGACAAAGTTTAGTAGGGATAACGCAAGAAAA AGCTGCGGAGTATCTAGTTCGTACGGGACCAACAGTGACGCTAGAAGTTGCTAAACAAGGCGCGATATATCATGGACTTGCTACTTTATTATCTCAACCATCTCCTATAATGACGAGGG CACATAAGGCCAGGCCAAAGTCAGAACACATAAAAACCCCCGCTAGACCTTCGGAAGTGTCCGTGCCACCATCTACGTCACACTCGATGGGCAATCTCTTGTCCGTACCATTGCAGGGTGCTCCTCCTCAAGAACATTACGTTGGCTGGGACGTAGAACAATCCACATTACCAG ATATGGGTGCCGAAGGGAAACAACAACATGAAATATTCAACCCGGGTTATAGCAGAGCATCGTCGAGTAATAGCGTTACACCACCGGTTCAACCATCACCGATGCCTGCAATGAACGGAGCTTCTTGCCTACGCTCTAG atCGAGCCATAACTTGCACGATCCAACGAGAATTGGGGCATTACCACCGACTGGTTTGGTTAGCAGGCAACAATCCTCGCCAAACTTAAATCCGAATCAACCTCATGGATCTTTccaaaataatttacaaaataacgAGGCCGAAAGATTCTATCAGAATTTGAGCGTTTATAGAAATCAGGATTCTACAGGGAAACAACAGCAGCCAAGTTTATCGCAGCAACACATGGAGGAGAG GAATACTTTACACACGCAACGAAGCTCAAGAGGATCGCAAAACTCTTTGAATCGGCCGCCTGCGCAAGAATTGAATCAGGGAAGAGATAGACCGATATCTGCTCATATTCCTCAAACTCAACAACAAGGTTATTCCGGTAATCAGATGCAACATCAAAACGTAGTTCCTCCTAGATCGCAATCCTCGCGAGATATAATACGTCAGGAAGCTAAGCTTCAAGAAATGCAGGAAGAAGTTAGAAGACGCGAATTACGTGGTGGTGCACCGATGATCAATCAGTATAGACCAAATACATATAACATGAGACCGGCAAATGCTAATCAAACAGCTGGTATTGTACCTGCTCGTGCTCTTGTTTCAAGACCATTAGGTTCTACACCTAATTTAGCAACAACCTCAGCAACGAGACAACAAATGGGAGCAACGTATGGTCATCCTGATGTTGCTGCTGCTTATTCTCAATATGGTCAATGTAACAAACATCCGACTGCTGGTATAAATCAATACGGACTAGCGTCCAAAGGAAAGACAGAACCATCTCGTCATGTACCAACTATTGAATCTGGAAAGGAATCTCTCGCAGTTCAAGATTCTACTAGATCCCATTATGATCATAATCGTCAATATATGACTTCCCAGAATGGATCACATTATACTCATGGACCATCTGATCTACGAAACGATCAGTATTCAAATGACAATACTACTGTGATTCAAGATAACGTCGAAGGAAATTCTTTTAGTACTACTGAAGTTCCACCAGCAAGACCTGCTCTTCCTGAAGATGGGTATAGGGAAagtccaccaccaccaccacccaaTACGTTAACTCATCCGTTGTATAATAATCAAGCAGATTCGAG GTATACAGCAAGTATGCAAGACCCACCGAGAGGTGGTTATTATCCAGCAAGTGGAACAGGGACGATGCAACAACCTCGACAATATCAATATAGTGCCAGTAATCCTTGGCAACGTGAAGAACGTGAAAAG gaACAAGCTCGTAGAAGAGAAGCAGCTAGACAATGGCGCGATCAACAAATTGCGGAATTAAGTGCTTTGCCTCACCGAACTCCTCAACAAGACGAACAGTTACGTGCTCTTCAATTGGAACGAGATTTCCAAAAAAGAGCAGAAGAAGCTGCCAATCAacaggacgacgacgacgaatgtAATGACATTGATACCGAAAGTATACCACAGGCTCAAGGTTTATTGAGTGTAGCTAATTCtcaagaaagaacgaacacaGCAAGTCAACAACATACGTTGTCAAGAGCAAACGTAAATAATCAATCGATAAGAGGTACCCCACCTACGTCGCAAACTGTTAATAGTCCACTATCTCCGAATGCTGCTGCAAATTCGTGCTTAGTACAAAATGATAATTCCGGTTTACTGTATttacaacaacagcaacaacaacagcaacaaccaCAACCACAACAACAGCAACCACAACAGCATACCAATCAATCTCAAAATAATACAGTACAGTTATCTAGCTCGTCAAATTATAGTTCGTCTTTGTCTCATATTGGAAGTATTCAAAAAACGTATACAACTGCAATGTCtcaaaataatgaagaaagagaaacgcaaCAACGTCGAATAGAAGAAATCAGAAGGAAAGAATTCGATGAGAatcaaagacaaagagaagaagaaaataggcatcaacaacaacaacaacaacaacagcagcagcagcaacaacaacagcaacaacaacaacaacaacaacaacagcagcagcaacaacaacaacaacatatTCAGCAATTATAtaaacaacagcaacaacataTGCAACATTATAGGAATCAACAAGCATTGCATCCAAATATGCTAAGATTAGACAATTTAGTTATCAATGGACCTAACACGTCGCCGT cTTTACAAAATGGAAATACCGATGCACCTCCACCACCAGAACGTGGATCTAGTTATGCAGTGATGTCTCAACAAAGTGCACTTAGGTCGAACAGTTCGACTTCTTCAAACATTGCCTTAACACCTCTAACATCTTCGACGATTAAAAGGGTTTCTTTTCACGATCCAAACGCAAACACTGAAACAACGCCACGCAATGTCATGTCTGGAAATTTAAATACTTCGTCCTCGATGGGCATGGTCACTATTAGAGAAGATCCTAAT AATTTTATCAACGATGCTGAAAATTTATTAGCGTCTCCAAAATCTCCGGAAGGTCCTGGCGTTCCATTTGTTAGCGCCACACCCGGTGTGATCGGTGCACAAGAAGTATACAA agatcCACGACAGAAACGTCTCgctgaaaaacaaaaacaacaaaatttgCAAATGGGTGCGGTACCCGAGAAGCTtagtttcaaagaaaaaatgaagatgttTGCTATGGAAACTGGAGAGGATGGTACACCGAGGGACAAAGTGAAAATATCTCGAGCTCAGCGTGAAATTGATAACATCGGTGGTCCTCTTAGTCCTAATAACAATACTACGAAAGGCTAa